A region of the Kaistia geumhonensis genome:
GCGGGCGCGCCTGGCGCTCTCGCTCTCGCGCATTTCGCGGACGATACGGGCGATGGCCTTCGGGTCGAAGCCCGTCTCCTTCGCCCGCTTCTTGAGGTCGGTGATATCGCCGGCGATATCGGCCTTGGCTTCCTCGAGGCGCAACAGATCATCGACGAAGCCGCGCAGCATGGCGGCGCTGTTGGAGCCATCACTGGACATGCTTCTGATCCTCTCCTGAGGCTGGACGAAGGGCGTGTTGCGCGTAGAGCGCGACAGAGATCGACGCGCCGCCGAGGCCTCCGCAGAGCATGGCGACGGTCACCGCAAGCTCGTCGGAGCCCGGATAGGTCAGGAAGACCGGCAGCCAGAGCGGCCATGTCGCGGCGAGCAGCAGCAGGCCGATCACGAGCCCGGCGCCGGTACCGAGCACGGCGACGAAGATGATGGCGCAGGCTGTGAGGATCGTGCCGGCCATCGCTCAGCCTTCCCCCAGCGCGGCCGGGCACCATCTGCGCAGGCGCGCCCGGTATTCGTCGGCGGGCCTCGGCCACGGCCAGGCCTTGATGGCGCCGCGGACCTTGATCGGCTGCAGGTCTTCCATCGCCCATGGCGCCGGCGGCTTTGCCATCAGATGCGCGCGCTCGGTCATGAGCATGCGGGCATCCCAATCCTTGACGACGCGGCTCGTCTCGAGCGGGAGGGGGAAGGCGATGCCCGCCGCCCGGTGAATGGCAGCGTCGATCCGCGCCTTCAGCGTGCGGATCGCCTCGCGGAAGCCGTCCTCGGAGGGGCTGAGGAGCCGCTCGACGCTGACAATCGCCAGCGCCTCGGCGATCGGCGTCGCTATATCGCCGAGATAGGCCTCATGCGCATCGTGCAGGAGGAAGGCCGCGGCGTAGTCCGGCCGGCCGGTCTCGGCGAAGAGGAGATCGGCGCCCAGCACGCAATGCTGTGCGACGGAATAGGCGCCGGCATGGCCGGTGAAGCGCGGGATGCGCGCCAGGGCCTCGGGAATGTCGACCGCGAAGTCGACATTCTCAGCCTTCGGGTCGATCAGATCGAAGGCGCGGCCACTCGCCGTCTGGAGCCATGGCGCGGTCATTGGACAGTGCCCCGGCCTTCGGCGCGCTGGCCGAGATAGTCTAGGGCCCACTCGACGCCGCTGACCTTCAGCGCGTCAACGAGCATCCGAGCTCCGTCTGCGACAAGCGCGCGCGCGAAGCCGGCATTGGGCGCTTCCTTCACCACGACCGAGCTCGCGAGCGTCGCGATCATGACGTGCGACAGCACCGCTGCGACGAAGTCCTGGGCCGGGACCCGCTCGTCAATCTTCTGCGCAGCGCAGAAGGTCGGCCAGTTATCGAGGATCTGCTCATAGAAGCTCGCAGCCAGCTTCCCTTGCGCGTCCAGCGCGGCTTCGATCTCGGGCGGGTAGGCGGGAGCCGTCGCTTCCTCCGGCTGCGCTGCACTCATGAGGGTGGCTCCTTTCGAGCACGAGGGAGAGCTTGCTGCGCCGATCGTCGGCATCGGCGCGCGCGAGGCGGCCGGTGGACCAGAGGTCAGGGTCGATCGGCGCTTCGACGGGCATCAGGACGCGAGGCCGAGTCCGACGAGAGCGAGGCCGAAGCTCGCCATGGCGGCCGCGAAGGCTGCGAGCAGCGCGAGGCCGGCGACCGACTGGACGGCGTCGCGAGCAAAGCTGCGCCAGTCGATCCGCGCCGGCTCGGGAGCCGGGATGAAGAGCGGGGCGCGCATCAGCGAGCCCTCGCGATCGCCGGCGGCTCGTCGCGATAAACGGGGCCGCCGCCCGCCCCGTTAATCGCGTCAACCAAGGCCTTGCTGTAGACGCCGTCCTTGGTGACGAGGAGCGCGAGCAAGGTCTCGTTGCTCATGAGCGTGACAATGCGGGTGTCGCCGCGGACAAGCTGTTCGGCGGTAAGCCGCTCGCCGGCGCGCAGGCTGATGGCGGTAACTTCGTTCGCCATGGCCGTCACGCCGCCACGTCGAAGAGGAAGCGGCAGTTTTCGACCGCCTGCTTGCCGCGCTTCAGGATCGCGGCGCCTTCGCGGTCGAGGCCGGCGCCGTGACGCTCGGCGAGGTCGACGAGGGCTTTCAGGGCGTGGACGGTCTCGACCGGGCCATCGACGGCGGGGCGCTCGATGACGCGGACGGCCTGCTCTCTCGCAAGGCGGCGGGCGGCCGGGGCGTATTCCGCGATCTCGGCGACGGTGAAGCCCTCGCTCGCGAGGTCATCATCGGAACAGCTGCCGAAGCCGGCGGCCATCTCGATCATCGTCGCGGCCATCAGGCCGACGATCGCGCCGACCTGGGCACTCGGGTCGGCTTCAATGCGCGCCTTGGCCAGCGCGGCGGCGGTGTCGACCATGGGAAAGCCTCCATCGGTGGTTCGATGGAGGGAACGCTAGTGCGGTATGCGTACCGCGTCAAGCGTCAAATGCGGTATATCGGCATATTTACCGCATCAAAGGCCGAACAGGTCGTTCATGCTGAGGACCCGATGGACGGCCACGACCGTCTGGGCGGCGAATTCCATCGTCGCTTCAGGGTTCAGTTGGCGGGCGACAACGCCCGACTGCCGGCGCTCAAGGAAGATCTTGATGTAGCACTGCAGCGGAGCGTGCGGGCCATTTCGGATGTGGATGGCAACGGTATCGCCCCGACGCACCGGCTTGTGCGGATTCACGAAGCGGAGGTCACCGTCGAGGTGCTGCGGCTCCATCGAGTGCCCGGTGATGTAGAGTGCGTAAGCGTCCTTGATGTGGGCGAGCGCTGGCGGCCGGCGAGCATAGTCGACGATCTCGCCCTCAAAGTTGAAGCCCTCAAACGTACCCATGAGGCTACCCGCCGCCAACCCGTACACGGGCACATTCAACGGCATTTCAGCGCGACTTGGCAACCGGACGTCGGCGAGCCTCACTTCGCTGCTGCTGTCGAACGCCTCTCGCGCCAGCTGATCGGGCGTCAAAAGAACCGGCTGGGGCGGCTCCGGCTGGGGCGGGGCGCCGTCAGCGTCATCAGCGACCTGGTCGGTTTCGCCGAGCAAATAGGAGGTCGTCGTCTCAAGGACGGCCGCGATCTTGGCGAGGTTCTCGCTTCGCGGCATCCGGCCCTTCGCCCGCGTGAGATTGCGCAGACCATCGCGGCTCATCCCCGCCCGAGTGGACGCCGCCTCGCGCGAAAGCCCGAGCGCTTTCAAGCGCTCCTCGATCCGCTGCAGCAGGATGTCGTGACGGGTTGCCATGATCGGTTTCCTTACCGCGACGCTGTCAAAACCGCATCCGGTATCCGTACCGTTGACAGTGCGGTTTTCGTACCGCATCATGGTGGCCATGTTGTCCATCGACGCCTTCCTTCGACTGGTTGACGCCTACTGCGCCGCAAGCGGTCTGGCAGTGTCGACGCTCTCGACCCGATTGTTCAATGACGGCAAGCGCATCAGCACATTGCGCGCCGGCCGCGATATCGGCGCACGCCGCATGGAAGCCGCGCTGGCGAAGCTGTCATCGCTTTGGCCATCCGATCTCGGCTGGCCTGCCGATATTCCTCGCCCCCATACCCCGGCGCGCGTCTCCTCCACGCCGCCCCAGCCCTCCGACGCCGCTCCTCCGGTGTCGGAGGGCGCCACCCTCGAGCGGGTGACCGCATGAGCGCTCTTTCCATGATCCGTCATCTGCGTGGTCCCCCGTGATCTGACGCGCCGACCCTCACACGCCGCCCTGACTTTCGCAGCGAAAAAACCGCGAGGTGATTTTCGTGGACGCTACCGATTTGCCTTCCGGACTGCTGACGCTGATCAAGGATGCCAACCGGCAGGTCGTGCTTGCCGCCGGCGGCCCGGCCGTGGTGCAGGCGCTCACCGGGCTTTCGGCGGGCTCGATCTCGCGCATCCAGGGCGACGCCTATCCCGATCTCTTCCCGGTCTGGGCGATCGCGCTGATCGAGTTCAAGACGCAGAAGCCGATCTTCGGCCGGCTGTTCGCGACGCTCACGCAGCATCAACTGGCGCCGATCGGCGAGGGCGAAGAGGCGGGCGGCCATCTGGTCGTCGACCTGGTCGACTTCACCGTGCAGGCGGCGCGCGTCTCTTCCTCCCTCGGCTCGGCGCTCGCCGACAACATCGTGACGCCGAAGGAAGCGAAGGCGACGCTCGCCGAATTCGGCGCGCTGGAGCGGCAAATCGACCGCGCCAAGGGCAAGCTTGCCCCAATCGCCAGCGGCCGCAAATGACCATCACGCGGCTCACCTTCCAGCGGAACGGCCGGCGCATCAGCGTCACCGTACTGACGCCCGACCGGGCGCGGCGGCGGCGGATCGCTCGCGCCATGCTCGCCGCCGGATGGCCGCATGCCCGCATCGCCGCGGCGCTGCGCATTCGTCGCGAACGGCTCGAAGCCCTGCTTGCCGAGCCCTCGCTCTTCGATCCCGCAACCCTGAAAGAGGCCGCGCGCTTCGTGCGCCGGATGGTGGCCGCATGAGCGCCGATAGCAAGGGCGGCGCCTATCGCGCGTTTCTCGAGGCGAAGATCAAGATGGCCCCGCTGCGCGGCCTGCCGATCGCGGCCGAGAGCGTCAACCCGGCACTGAAGCCGCATTGCCGCGCCATCGTGCCCTGGCTGGTCAAGGGCGGGCGGCGGGCGCTGTTCGCCGCCTTCGGGCTGCACAAGACGGCGATGCAGCTGGAGACGCTGCGGCAGATCCTTGGCCAGTTTCCCGGCGAGGCAGCGCTGATCGTGCTGCCGCTCGGCGTCAGGCAGGAATTCATCCGCGAGGCGCGCGAGCGCTTCACCGGCGCCTGTGAAGTCCGGGTGAAATTCATCCGCTCGGCGGCGGAGATCGAGCCCGGCGTGATCCATCTCACCAATTACGAGACGGTGCGCGACGGCAAGCTCGACCCGGCCCTCTTCACCGCCGCCTCGCTCGACGAGGCCTCGGTGCTGCGCGGCTTCGGCGGGACCAAGACCTTCCGCGAGTTCATGCGCCTCTTCGACAAGGTGCGCTTCCGCTTCGTCGCCACGGCGACGCCCTCGCCCAACGAATTCATCGAGCTGCTTTCCTATGCCGCCTTTCTCGGCGTCATGGATGTCGGCGAGGCGAAGACGCGCTTCTTCCGGCGCGACAGCGAGCATGCCGACCAGCTGACGCTGCATCCGCACAAGGAACAGGAGTTCTGGCTGTGGGTGGCGAGCTGGGCGCTCTTCATCACCAAGCCGTCCGATCTCGGCTTTTCCGACGAGGGCTATGAGCTGCCGGCGCTCGACCTTCGCTGGCATGAGATCGGCTCCGACCACGCCGCCGCCGGCGAGGAGAAGGACGGGCAAGGGCGGCTCCTGAAGGACAGCGCACGCGGTCTCGTCGAGGCGGCGCGCGAGAAGCGCGACAGCCTGCCCCGGCGCATCGAGCGGCTGCAGGCGATCCGCGCCGAGGACCCGGCCGCGCACCGTATCATCTGGCACGACCTCGAGGCCGAGCGGCAAGCCATCGAGAAGGCGATCCCGACCGCGCTCGCCGTCTGGGGCTCACAGGATCTCGACGAGCGCGAGCAGCGGATCATCGACTTCTCGGACGGCAGGTTCGCCGAGCTGGCGGCGAAGCCCGTCATTGCCGGCTCGGGCTGCAACTTCCAGCGCCACTGCGCGCAGGCCGTCTTTCTCGGCATCGGCTTCAAGTTCAACGACTTCATCCAGGCCGTGCACCGCATCCAACGCTTCGGGCAGAGCCGGCCCGTCCGCATCGATCTCATCTACACCGAGGCCGAGCGCGAGGTGCGCCGCAGCCTCGAAGACAAATGGGCGCGCCACAAGGAGCTCGGCGAGAAGATGACCGCGATCATGCGCGACTATGGGCTGTCGCACGCCGCCTTCGCCGAGACTCTGACGCGCTCTCTGGGCGTCGAGCGGGTCGTCTCGACGGGCGAGAACTACACGCTCGTCAACAATGACTGCGTCGAGGAGACGGCGCGGATGGGAACCGACAGCGTCGACCTCATCGTCACGTCGATCCCCTTCTCGACGCAGTATGAATACACGCCCTCCTACAATGATTTCGGGCACACCGACGACAACGACCATTTCTGGGCGCAGATGGACTTCCTGACGCCGGAGCTTCTGCGCGTGCTGAAGCCCGGCCGCTGCGCCGTCATCCATGTCAAGGACCGGATCGTGCCGGGGGGCCTTTCGGGCCTCGGCTTCCAGACGGTCTACCCCTTCTCCGACGCGACGATCGCGCATTTCCAGAAGCACGGCTTCGCCTTCCTGTCGCGGATCACCAACGTCACCGACGTGGTGCGGGAGAACGCGCAGACCTATCGGCTCGGCTGGAGCGAGCAATGCAAGGACGGGTCGCGCATGGGCAACGGCATGCCCGAATATGTGCTGACCTTCCGCAAGCCGCCGACCGACCGCAGCAACGGCTATGCCGACGCGCCGGTGAAGAAGACGAAGCGGATGGCCGACAAGGGCGGCTGGAGCGGCGAGGGCTATAGCCGCGCGCGCTGGCAACTCGACGCCGCCGGCTTCTGGCGCTCCTCCGGCGACCGGCTGCTCGAGCCGGGCGCGCTGGTCGGCCTCGACGCCAAGATCGCCTATCGCATGTGGAAGCGCTTCAACCTCCAGGCGGTCTACGACCTCGAGCATCACATCGCCATCGCCGAAGCGCGCGAGCTGGTCGGGCAGCTGCCGCCCGATTTCGCGCTGCTGCCCGTCCATTCCTGGCATGAGGAGGTCTGGACCGATGTCGCGCAGATGCGCTCGCTCAACACGATGCAGGCCGGCAAGGGCGCCGAGAAGCATCTCTGCCCCCTGCCCTTCGACATCGTCAACCGCGCCATCCTGCAGCGCTCCGAGCCCGGCGAAACCGTGCTCGACCCGTTCGGCGGGCTGATGACGACGCCCTATTGCGCCGTGAAGCTCGGCCGCAAGGGCATCGGAATCGAGCTCAACCCGCGCTACTTCCTCGACGGCTGCCGGTGGGTGGAAGCCGCCGCGCGCGAGATCGCCGTGCCGACGCTGTTCGACCTGCTCGGCGCCGAGGCCTCGGCCGAGGGCGACGAGGGCGGGATCGCGGAGGCAGCGGAGTGAATGTGGCTCTTCGTCCCCGGCCTCTCGACGTCATCAGCCTGTGCACCGGAGGCGGAGGGCTTGACCTTGCCCTCGACCTCGCCGTTCCGGGATCTCGCGCCGTCGTTGTGGTGGAGAGGGAAGCCTTCGCCGTTGCCCATCTGGTCGCGGCGATGGACGCGGGTCTCCTGGCTCCGGCGCCTGTCTGGTCGGATGTCGGCACCTTCGACGGCCGCCCCTGGCGCGGCCTCGTGGATGGCCTCATTGGCGGCATCCCGTGCCAGCCGCACAGCCTCGCCGGCCGCAAGCGCGGCAGCCTCGACGAGCGCGACCTCTGGAGCGACACGCGGCGCATCATCGCCCGCGCAAGGCCGTGGTTCGTCCTCATCGAGAACGTCGCCGGCATGCTCGCGGCGGGGGCTGACGAAATCGCTGGAGCGGAGCGCGTATGGCGAGACCTTCGCAAGCTGGGCTTCGCGGTTGAGGCAGGACTGTTCCGCGCGTCGGAAGTCGGCGCGCCGCACGAGCGCGAGCGGCTCTTCATCCTCGGGCTGGCCGACACCGGATGCGAACCTGATGAACGATCAGGAAAAGCCGGAGAGCTTCGCGGCGCGGCAGGAGCGACAGAAGGCGAAGGGCATCAACGGCAATGGCATGGGGATGCCGCTCGCGATGGCGGCGCGGACATGGCCGACGCCGACGACGCGGGATCACAAGGGCGGCGGGGATGCTTTGATCCGATCGGACGGCAAGATCCGCAACGACATGCTCGACTGGGTAGCGGAGAAATGGGCGACGCCGAGGGTCGAGATTGCCCGGGCGCTCGGCAACCCGAAGCACATCACGCCGACGCGCGCAAACGGCAACCTCGAGGATCAGGTCGTGGCGGTCCCCTCTTTCCGCCTGGACCAGCAGATCACGACGGATGGCGAGGAGTCCTCGCATATTCGCCGGACCTTGAACCCGCTGTTCGTCGAATGGCTGATGGGCTGGCCGCCCGGGTGGACCTTTCTGGGCCTCACGCCGCCCGCGTCGAGCGGCTGCGCATGCTCGGTAACGGCGTTGTCCCGCTTCAGGGCGGATATGCGATCCGCGCTCTCCTCGCTCGGCACGCCGCCCGCGGCTCCGCCCGAGCAGCCGAGCTTCTTGTGAGGGAGGGCGCAGCATGACCATCGAAACCCGGCGCGACGAGATCGAGTGCTGGCCGACGCGGCAGGACTGCATCGAGCAGAATCGGCGTGCGCTGGCCGCGATGCTGAAGCATCACGGGCATATCCCGCCCGAGCGGGACTGCTCGGCCGAGGCGCTGGCGATCCGCGCGCAGCTCGGGCGATGGTCGCCGCGCTCGCGCCGCGCGCTCGCCGTTCGGCCCGATGCCGGAAGGTCGCCGGCGATGGCCGAGGACCTCGCCGCGCTGCTCGCCGAGATCTGCGGGCGCTACCAGGTCTCCGAACGCCAGATCCGCGAGCATGGCGGCTCGACCAATGCCCGCCTCGCGCGGCAGGCGCTGTTCCATGCGGCCTATCACCAGCTCGGGATGACCAAGGCCGCCATCGGCGGCGCCTTCGACCGCTCGGCGCAATCGGTCGGCCAGACAATCCGCTTCGTCGAGACCGGATCGTCGCGATGACCGCCCTTGCCTCGCCAGCCGTCGACGACTGGATCGACCGCGCGCGGGCCGTGCCGATCGAGGAGGTTGCCGCGCGGCTCTACGGGCTCGACTGGAAGAGCCGCGGCCACGAGATGGCATGGGCGTGTCCTGCCTGCGGCGGGCATGACCGCTTCTCGATCAACCGGCGCAAGCAGGTGTTCCATTGCCGCGCCTCCGGCGAAGGCGGCGACGTCATCGCCATGGTCCGCTATCTCGACGCCTGCGACTTCACCGCGGCCTGCGAGCGGATCACCGGCGAGGCGCGGCCGGACGGCGCCGGCGGCACGGTCGACGAGGCCGAGCAGCGGCGGCGGGCCGAGCAGCGCGCGGCCGAGCACGAGGAACGCGAGCGCGCCGCGGCGGACTATCGCGAGGCCGAGCGGCGGCGATCATGGAAAATCTGGCAGGAGGCCGTGGCGATCCGGCCGATCGACCCGATCGGGCGTTACCTCGCCGCGCGCGGGATCGCGACCGCCGCGCTTGGCGGCGCGCGCCTCAAGATGACGCCCTCCCTCCCCTTCTATCAGCTCGACGGAAAGCGGCCGCGCGAGGTGCATAGGGGCCCGGCCATGGTCGGCGCCATCATCGGGCCGGACGGGCGGTTCCGCGGCGTCCACACGACATGGGTCGACCCGGCGACGCATGCGAAGGCCGAGATCGCCGATCCCGAAACCGGCGAAGTGCTCTCGCCGAAGAAGGTGCGCGGCTCGGCCGGCGGCAACCATATTCCACTCTCCCGCAACCCCGTGGCCAGGCGGCTCGTCGTTGGCGAGGGGATCGAGACGGTGCTCTCGGTCAAGCATGCCTGCGCGGCCGAGATGCTGCCCGGCTGGATGGGCGAGACGCTCTTCGTCGCCGGGATCTCGCTGGGCAATATCGGCGGGCGCGCGATGGACACGATCCCGCATCCGACCGCGACCCGCACCGACACGCTCGGCCGGGTGCGCAAGCAGCGCGTGCCGAACGACCAGCCCGACCGCGACCCGCGCTATGCGGCGCTGATGCCGCCCGACGGGGTCGAGGATGTGATCCTGCTCGGCGACGGCGACAGCGACCGCTTCACCACCGAGATGACGCTGCGCCGCGCGGCCGCGCGCTGGGCTCGGCCGGGCCGCGTGATCAAGGTCGCCTGGGCGCCGGCCGGCGGCGACTGGAACGATGTGCTGAGGGGGAAGTGACTAATGACGCTAGTCCTCCGTAAGCATGACGATGTAGCTCTCCTCATCGAGCGCAACGCTGCGCGAGTAAAAGGCGTCCTCAAGCGTACCCATATCGACAAAAGGGGACGTAATCGTTCCATCTTGGAAAAGCCGCTCACGTACATTGTCCATCGCCTGGGCGATTACAACAGCTTTCGCAGCGTATTTCTTTATGACGTCACTCGGACTTTCCCCAACGGCTGCGTTACCTATCTTGAGATTGCCGAAATCATTTCGGAAGAAATTGAGCACGATGCCGAGGCGTCCATCGATCTCGAAAACCTCGGAGTGGTACCTGTTGATGTATTCACCAGCAACGACTGCCCTTTGGAGCGACCATACTCCGCTGTCAAGCGCGCTCGCAATAAATCTAAGGTCTACAGCGACAGCCAAGAGTATGTCGGTATTTCTCTTCAGCGCTGCGGTCCGATGAAAGCGCTCGTTAGCTTCGATTTGAGCTTGGGCGGCATCCCAAGCTCTACGAGCGGCCCAAAATGCGGCTGCTATCGCGCCTGCAGAAGTGAGTGTTGGTCCAAGTTTATCGATCATATCGAGCGGCGCAAGCGATGGCGTGGCGACCAAGATTGTGAAGCCGCCGATCGCCGTCAGAACGAAGGTGATCGCCCAAGCGGCTTCGCCCAACCATTCCTTTTGCATAACTTCCCCCAGTCTATCGGTGGCTCATGCTAGACGATCCGCGCCGCCAAATCGCCGATGCGATCGCGCATGCCCAACCGATCGGCCCCGAACCCCCTTCCTCGGAGGGCGGCGACTTCGACGCCGGCGATGGGCCGGCGCCGTTCGGCGACTATGACGGCGACGAGAACGGGCCTTCCGACCTGCCGCCCGATGGCAGCGTCGATCCGAACCTCGTCGCCGAATGCGCCCCGCTCGACCATTCCGACACCGACAACGGGCTGCGGCTGCGCAAGCATTTCGGCCGCGACCTCGTCGTGATGGAGCAGGCCGGCGCCAAGGTTCCGGCCTTCGTCGCCTGGACCGGGACACATTGGGACGTCGACACCGGCGGGCCGGCCGCGATGCGCATCGCGCAGAAGATCGGCGCGCTGATCGCGCTCGAGGCCGACCATCTCACCGCGACGCCCGACGAGATCAAGGCCATGCGCCGCGGCGCCGACGCCGAGGACGAGCTCGACACGCTCGAAGCAAAGGAGAGCCCGACCGACGCGGAGAAGCAGCGCATCCGCCTGTTGCGCGCACTCGTCGACGACGGCGAGGCGGCAAAGGCCGAGCTCAAGAAGCGGCAGATCGCGCGGCGGAAATTCGGCGTCTCTTCGAAGAACAAGGCGCGGCTCGAGGCCATGCTGGCCTGCGCGGCGCCGCATATGCTCATCGAGCCCGAGGCCTTCAACGCCAATCACCTGCTCGTCGCGACGGCGGAATGCACGCTCGCCTTCGACAGGATCTCCGATCCCGAATGCCCCGATCCGGACGTGACGCGCTGGCTCGGCCGCTGCACGCCGATCCCCGGCCATCGCCGCGAGGACATGATCACGAAGGTGCTGCCGATCGTCTATGACCCGGCCGCGACCTGCCCGCGCTTCGACGCTTTCCTCGACGAATTCCAGCCGGACGCGGCGACCCGGCGCATGCTGCAGACCTGGTGCGGGCTCGGCCTGCTCGGCCTCACCAGCCAGCATATCGTCTTCCACTACGGGCTCGGCGCCAACGGCAAGAGCGTCTTCATGGAGACGATCATGCGCGTCATGGGCGACCTCGCCGTCGGCCTGCCGGCCGAATCGATCACCGGCGACGGCGCGCGCGGCGCCGGCGCGGCGAGCCCTGACCTCGCACGGCTCTATGGCGTCCGCTGCCTGCGCGTGCTCGAGCTGGCGGCCGACCAGCCGCTGCAGGAGGCGCTGGTCAAGAAGCTGACGGGCGGCGAGCGCATTCCCGTCCGAACGCTCTTCCAGGGCTATTTCGAGTTCACGCCGATTTTCACCGGGCATATGAGCGGCAACGGCTATCCGCGGATCGACGGAACGGATAACGGAATCTGGCGGCGCATGCTCGTCGTGCACTGGCCGGTGACGATCGCCGAAGAGCGACGCGAGAATTTCGAGGACGTGCTGGCGCGGTTCGCGCCGGAATATGCCGGCATCCTCAACTGGATGATCGAGGGCGCCAAGCGCTACATGGCCGAGGGTCTCGTCATCCCCGAGGCGGTGAAGCTCGCCACCAAGGAATATCGCGACGAGATGGACCCGATCGGGCTCTTCGTCGGCGATTGCGTCAGCCCGGCCGCGGGCGAGAGCGTCACGGCGCGCGAGATGTATCAGGCCTATGTCGCGTGGTCGGAGGCGAACGCCAAGAAGGCCTTCTTCGAGACGAAGTTCGGCCGCGTGATGAAGACGCGCTTCCGCCGCTCCGAGGGCAGTCCGCGCCGTTATCTCGACTGCCGCCTGCACGATGTGCCGGCCACCGCGCCCCGCAGCCCCTCGCCAGAGGATTACGAACCCTGAGACCCTGCGGGGACATCACAGGGTTCACAGGGTTTCACAGGGTTTGCGTCAAACCCTGTGACGCGAAAAAGCGTGACTGCTCAAGGCGATAGACTGCCGATCACAGGGTTCACAGGGTTTTCGCGCCTGCGCCTATACATGCGGGGGTTCGGGGGATCATCAGTCGGCGGCGATTGATGGTGCTTTTACTTCACATATACGCGAGAAAACCCTGCAAACCCTGATCCTCATTCCATAAGATATTGATCCTTATGATATAATCGCTTCCCAGGGTTTGATTTGAACCCTGTGAAACCCTATCGAACCCTAATGCGGAGACAGCGCCATGGTGAAGCGGATCGGGATCGAGGCCTTGTTGCGGTGGACCTATCGGGACGAGCTGCCGAAGGCCGGGGCCGCGCGGGCGCTGTCCGGCGTCGGCATCAAGCGGGCCTATTCGGCCGTCGAGGCCTATGGCGAATATCTCTCGCTGATCGACTGCGCCGGCGAGAACCGCTTCGGCGTCGTGGCGGACCTGATGGCCATGGCCGAGCCGTCGATCGATGCGGTGCGCGTCTATGAGGCGGTGCAGGCGCTGGCGGGCGTCGAATTCGAGCTCGAGGCCGATGACGGCCTGCTCTCGGACATGCCGGTGATCGGTGACGAGATGCCCGGCGTCCTGGCGCGGGCGCAGAACCGTGTGACGATCGTCGATGCGCAGGGCGCGCGGCTCATCAAGGGCGGGCCGGTCGGTCTGATCGTCAAGCATGCGCTGCTCGGCGGGTGTCCCGTCTGGGAGGGCGAGGAGCCGGAGCGACGGTTCAGGCGCGCAGCGAGCGGCAATGGCGCGGCGTGGTTCCGCACGATCGTCATCGAGACCTCGGGCGGGCCGATGGAATGCGAGGTCGACGGCTGGGATGCGACGGGCAAGCGCCCTATGCCGGGCGCCTATCGCAAGGTCGAGTTCGATCCCGACCCGGCGCCGGTCGCGGAAGGGCGGATCGAATACAAGGTCTGGCACGCGGCACTCGGCGTCCTCACCGATGCGCTCACCGGCGCGCTGGACGGGTTCGACGTCGTGCCGACCGAGCGCCCTGCCCGGCCCTGGGAAGAGGCGCCGGAGGTGGCGCCGCAGGTGCTGCCGAACCTGACGGCGGCGGCGACGTGGCAGGGCCGGCTTTCGCATGCTGATCGAAAGCGGCTCGCCGCTTGACTTGC
Encoded here:
- a CDS encoding DNA primase family protein; translation: MLDDPRRQIADAIAHAQPIGPEPPSSEGGDFDAGDGPAPFGDYDGDENGPSDLPPDGSVDPNLVAECAPLDHSDTDNGLRLRKHFGRDLVVMEQAGAKVPAFVAWTGTHWDVDTGGPAAMRIAQKIGALIALEADHLTATPDEIKAMRRGADAEDELDTLEAKESPTDAEKQRIRLLRALVDDGEAAKAELKKRQIARRKFGVSSKNKARLEAMLACAAPHMLIEPEAFNANHLLVATAECTLAFDRISDPECPDPDVTRWLGRCTPIPGHRREDMITKVLPIVYDPAATCPRFDAFLDEFQPDAATRRMLQTWCGLGLLGLTSQHIVFHYGLGANGKSVFMETIMRVMGDLAVGLPAESITGDGARGAGAASPDLARLYGVRCLRVLELAADQPLQEALVKKLTGGERIPVRTLFQGYFEFTPIFTGHMSGNGYPRIDGTDNGIWRRMLVVHWPVTIAEERRENFEDVLARFAPEYAGILNWMIEGAKRYMAEGLVIPEAVKLATKEYRDEMDPIGLFVGDCVSPAAGESVTAREMYQAYVAWSEANAKKAFFETKFGRVMKTRFRRSEGSPRRYLDCRLHDVPATAPRSPSPEDYEP